CTCTCTGGCCAGTTTTAAGTCTAGGCGTGTTACTAGCTGGCGTAGCTTTTGGGTGTGTGTTTTATGTGTGATTAGTCTGCCATTTTTTCTTGCGCAATTTTTGGGTTTCTTTTCAACGGGCTTGGTGCCTGAGTTTAGATATGATCTTACGCCTCCAGAGGCGGCTTTTAATTATACAGTAATTGAAAGTGCTCAGCTGGAGAATAAAACACTAACTTTGAATTATATCGACATTCTAACGGGCTCCTGGATGATTTTGTATCTTGGTGGGGTATTACTGAGCCTGATAATAATGTTTAGAAGGCATAGTCGATTGGTTAAAATGCTGGATATTGCTAATGAGGTGGACCTCAAGCGACAAGTTGTCAGTAATCTGCTAACCAGTAAACAGTCTGATTACCTGTCTAAAAAGAATGTAAAACTAATTGTTACAAAGGCCCAGTGCTCACCTTTCGTTTTTGGTTTGCTTAACTTGAGGCTCGTTTTGCCTGGTTATCTAATGTCGATGGATGCGAAGGAAAGACAATTAATTATGGAGCACGAATTAACCCATATAAGAAGGCGAGACCCTTTGCTTATCATGGTTGCCCATGTTTTGGTGAGTTTTTTATGGTTCATTCCATTTGTTAGGTGGGCTAAAGAGCAAATGTTATGGGCTATTGAGTTATCCTGCGACCGAGAAGTATTAAAATCCTCCGAAATAGGAAGTGGAAGAGTATATGCCCAGGCAATGCTACGAACATTACAGCAGTGCTCTGGGCAAACCAGCTGTAAGGGTGTTGCTGCCTTTTCAGTATTTGAAGAGGCTAATCAGTTAACTTTTTTTAAAAAGAGAGTGGTGTATATCAGGGAGGCTGCTTGTGAAAGTTCTGAGCTTAATAGATTGGTTTCAGGGATCTTTAGAGGAGCACTTGTATTTTTTACCATATTTCTAATATTTTTTGGAGTTTTTGTAAATTCTAGCTTTTCAATCGCTAGCTCTAAAAAAGAAACATGGATAGCCCCGGTTGAAGGTGCACGTATAAGCAGTCAATTTGGAGGTTTAGAGGAGTTCAGAAGGAAACCTCACCTTGGTACGGATTTCGCAGCTCCGCTGGGTTCGCCAATAGTTTCTGTTACTAGTGGAATTGTTGTTGTTTCAACTGATCACTACAAACATAGAAATTACGGAAAGATAATTATAGTTGATCATGGAGATAATACACAGACACTTTACTCGCATTTAGATTCTCGGGAGGTGAGGGTTGGTGAAAATGTGAAAGCCGGACAAAAGATTGGAACAGTTGGTGTTACCGGGAAAGTAACAGGTCCTCATCTTCATTTTGAGTTGATTGAGCAAGGTGAAAGAGTTGATCCGGAACATTTGCTTGCATTGTGGTTTGGTTGAGATATGAAAAAGTGTCTAGTTGGAAATGCTGATTCTGAAAGAATACCGTTTTCTTTTGGTAGTATTACTCTTAAATTGATTTATATTCTAATGATGGTACTGCTATACCCAAAGGTACTTCAGGCAAAGTCTTTTGATCAGAAAGAGAGTATCTTTAAGCTTAATGAAGATGTTCTGTCTATATTTTATTCGGCAAAAACGGATAGGTTCTATTTGAGGGTGGAAAATACTCAAATTGATGAGTCTGAAATGGGTGGTGTATCCCTTGTTACCAATAAATATGACCGAATAAAGTCCGTATCGCTTGCTAAAAATCAGGGTTTGTTATCCTTGCTTATTGAAAACTCCGTTGGTAATAAAGATGCATATAGAGTCATACAGCTTTTATCTGAGCACTTTGATGTCAATGCAATACCAGTGGGGAAGGTTTTTCAATTAACTTTTGATGAGCAATCACGGTTTCAAAGTATTGGGGTGAAATTGGCATTTGCTGAGAGTCTAGAGATTAAGAAATCTAGTCAAAAACTCATCGTTTTCAAGAAGAAAAACCCAACTACTTTGCAAAAACATTATGTTGAAGGTGAGATTGCAGGTAGCTTATATAAGTCTGGTCTACAGCTTGGTCTGAATAATGCGATACTGACTAAGCTGAATGAAATTTTAAGTTACGAGATAGATTTTCAGCGTGAGATTCGTTCAGGTGATCGCTTTTCCATCTTTTATAGTACTTTGCGGGATGATATAGAGGGTGATGAAGTTTTCAATGCAATACATGTTGCTAAGATTTCTCTAGAAAGTGATTCCGTTTCCCTTTATCGCTATCAAGATCATGAGTCAGGCGTTGTTGATTACTTGGACCCTAGTGGAAAAAGCTCAAGAAGCTTCCTTATGAAGACTCCATTAAAGAATGCACGTCTATCATCATATTACGGCAGACGTAAACATCCAGTATTGGGGTATACAAGAATGCATAATGGCCTTGACTTTGGTGCTCCATCAGGTACACCAATACTTGCCGCTGGAGATGGCACTATAGAAAGGGCCTCTTACTTTGGTAGCTTTGGAAATTATATTCGCATTGCCCACAAATCGGGTATTCAAACTATTTATGCGCACCTTAAAGGTTATGCCAAGGGTATCAAGACCGGTATGAAAGTGAAGCAAGGGCAGGTGATAGGTTATCTCGGGGCTACAGGTAGGGTTAAGGGGCGGCATTTACATTATGAAATTCATAAAAATGGTAAAGCAATAGATCCACTTAGATTGGACCTTCCTACTTCTGATCGTTTAACAGGAAAAAGTTTGGAACGTTTTTATGAATTTGTTGAGGCGGTAGATGACACCTTAAGGGTCTACAAGGCACTTAAAAGCTGAAAGATTATTTATTTATTTGTTTGTTTGAGCTAGGGGCCCAGTATAAATGATAGAGCATTTTTTCTATCTTACGTGGGTGGCAGAGCTTGAGCTTAGCTGTACTGCATGTTTGGTTTCGATAGTGATCGTTTATTAATAATGAGGGTAGGAAAGCAGAGACCTGAGATTTACCTTTGAGTGAGATAATTGTCTCGGTTGGATATAAAAATCTAAACTCCTTACTTGTTGCCAAGTAATTTTTTATTTTCGCTTCTATGCCGCGTGTCTCTCATATACCTGTGGTAATTGATGCTTTTATGATCTGATTGCTATTTGGGTAGGAAAAGGTTTTTAGAGTAGAAAGTAAACTCTGAGGAGTAGGGTGTGTATAAGTTAAAATATATTGTAGTCGTGTTATTCCTATGTTCCGTTCCTGCGCTGGCTGAAGAACTTGTTGTTCCCAAGCCTGGAGCTTTTGAGCTAGATAATTCTGAGGTTTTTACAATTCATTCAAAAATATTAGGGCGAAAATATGATTTATACATTAAAACGCCTGCTGGCTATTATGATGATTCTCAGAGTGATCAAACTTATCCCACTCTTTATCTAAATGATGGCCCTTATACTTTCAAAGTTGCTGCAGGTGTGACACATCTGAAAAGTATGAATAAGGCGATTGTAATCGGTATCTCTTTTGCGCAAGGGGAGCTGGGACAGTTTAGTCGAGTGCGGGATCTTACCCCGGTGGTTGATAAAAGTTGGAGGCGCTACAAGACCGGCGGTGCTCCAGAATATCTTAGGTTTATTGAGGGAGAGGTTATCCCGTTTGTAGAGAAAAATTATCGTACAAATCCTATAAAAAGAATCTTGGCTGGTCAGTCTTTAGGCGGGTCATTTGGAGCCTGGGTATTGTTGAATAAGCCGGATCTGTTTTCCAGTTATATTCTCACTAGCCCATCGCTTTGGTATAAAAATGAAATGATTTTTGATGTTGAGGAGGCGTATTCAAAAAGGAATAAATCATTAAGTGCAAATATTTACCTTGCAACTGGTGCTCTGGAGACTCAAGAAAACGGGAGGATGAATCATGACATGGTGGGCGGTCACAAGGCCTTTGTTGGGCGTTTGCGTTCACGAAATTATCAGGGTATGTCTCTCAATGATGAGGTGGTAAGCGGGGCTGATCACTATTCAACCTTTCCAATTGGCTTGGCAAAAGGTTTAAGGTGGCTTTATCAGGATCAGTGGAAGATGCACTAATGCATCACGACATTGAATTCAGGTAAGCTCTTTGATCATCTGCTCAAAGTAAATAGGTGAAACCTAAGTAGTGGAGGGCACCTTGGTGTGTATATGAAGCTAGTCTTTTTATA
The DNA window shown above is from Microbulbifer variabilis and carries:
- a CDS encoding M23/M56 family metallopeptidase; translated protein: MQELLSSLSFFTPNLFVTSIFSVIWACFIYITVRAITSLASFKSRRVTSWRSFWVCVLCVISLPFFLAQFLGFFSTGLVPEFRYDLTPPEAAFNYTVIESAQLENKTLTLNYIDILTGSWMILYLGGVLLSLIIMFRRHSRLVKMLDIANEVDLKRQVVSNLLTSKQSDYLSKKNVKLIVTKAQCSPFVFGLLNLRLVLPGYLMSMDAKERQLIMEHELTHIRRRDPLLIMVAHVLVSFLWFIPFVRWAKEQMLWAIELSCDREVLKSSEIGSGRVYAQAMLRTLQQCSGQTSCKGVAAFSVFEEANQLTFFKKRVVYIREAACESSELNRLVSGIFRGALVFFTIFLIFFGVFVNSSFSIASSKKETWIAPVEGARISSQFGGLEEFRRKPHLGTDFAAPLGSPIVSVTSGIVVVSTDHYKHRNYGKIIIVDHGDNTQTLYSHLDSREVRVGENVKAGQKIGTVGVTGKVTGPHLHFELIEQGERVDPEHLLALWFG
- a CDS encoding M23 family metallopeptidase, yielding MKKCLVGNADSERIPFSFGSITLKLIYILMMVLLYPKVLQAKSFDQKESIFKLNEDVLSIFYSAKTDRFYLRVENTQIDESEMGGVSLVTNKYDRIKSVSLAKNQGLLSLLIENSVGNKDAYRVIQLLSEHFDVNAIPVGKVFQLTFDEQSRFQSIGVKLAFAESLEIKKSSQKLIVFKKKNPTTLQKHYVEGEIAGSLYKSGLQLGLNNAILTKLNEILSYEIDFQREIRSGDRFSIFYSTLRDDIEGDEVFNAIHVAKISLESDSVSLYRYQDHESGVVDYLDPSGKSSRSFLMKTPLKNARLSSYYGRRKHPVLGYTRMHNGLDFGAPSGTPILAAGDGTIERASYFGSFGNYIRIAHKSGIQTIYAHLKGYAKGIKTGMKVKQGQVIGYLGATGRVKGRHLHYEIHKNGKAIDPLRLDLPTSDRLTGKSLERFYEFVEAVDDTLRVYKALKS
- a CDS encoding alpha/beta hydrolase, which produces MYKLKYIVVVLFLCSVPALAEELVVPKPGAFELDNSEVFTIHSKILGRKYDLYIKTPAGYYDDSQSDQTYPTLYLNDGPYTFKVAAGVTHLKSMNKAIVIGISFAQGELGQFSRVRDLTPVVDKSWRRYKTGGAPEYLRFIEGEVIPFVEKNYRTNPIKRILAGQSLGGSFGAWVLLNKPDLFSSYILTSPSLWYKNEMIFDVEEAYSKRNKSLSANIYLATGALETQENGRMNHDMVGGHKAFVGRLRSRNYQGMSLNDEVVSGADHYSTFPIGLAKGLRWLYQDQWKMH